Proteins encoded within one genomic window of Oryza glaberrima chromosome 12, OglaRS2, whole genome shotgun sequence:
- the LOC127756288 gene encoding uncharacterized protein LOC127756288 produces the protein MDGNMCQLVQDAFGNTNNDPPVNEYDVQNSLNSGPDHETKAFYDLLRDAHDPLWEGCELTRLSFLVLLFHIKSVNKWSNKSLNDLLAILQQAIPNGKNLPGTFAEAKKIIGKLGLNYVKIHVCPNNCQLYGKAKANDDFCSKCGTSRWKNKEDKTTLTKKERRRVTPRKVLRYFPIKPRLKRLFMHKETAIALRWHDEGRTKDGVLRHPADSEAWKSIDSRNPQFASDSRNIRFAMASDGFNPFGTLSSTYSCWPVVLIPYNLPPWLCMKASSIMLALIIPGPSYPGKDFHLFMEPVYEELFDLFEVGTPTYDASQNEMFQLRAIVLFTISDYPEIGIFAGYSVNGVFACITCREETCSKRLKHGHKYCFMGHRRFLPLDHELQYNENSFDGTEEHRVEPLAYSETSVLQKIEKINDFEKSKTWKCRSGLFSLPYWDLNVLHHNLDVMHIEKNVCDNIYGTLLGLEGKSKDNLQARLDLQEMNIRPDLHPIRKANNKYYLPPASYTMSKREKQQFCKVLHDIKVPDGYAGNISKCINVSQGKISGLKSHDCHILMQELLPVALRGVLPDNVTSVLFDLCGYFREQSSKVLYIDVLDKYLSVLKSYVRNKAHPEGCIAEAYLADECMAFCSRYLEGFETKHNQPTRNDDNDESVACSDDECTPYLFPHVGKPLGKPRSYVIRGLTKMQAHRYVLFNCPDVNPYLRTHADEIRRTYRQGRIIPKIIERIQNEKFHEWFRAHIMDLERENGICSVKNDHRWLARGPIGPAKRYRAFNTRGFRFRPKHLDGVTQNSGVVLSAKTSSYTKSSDTNPILGDLTYYGRVIDIIELNYSGQFSVVLFKCEWVDVVSGKGVKKDKYGYTLVNFSHLIHTGEKVEHEPFIFPNQADQVYYVDDPMNPGWSVVRKNKPRDIYDIGEDEWAGDIEIEPFHVSHLGGMSSNANNYKQWVRTDVEGTTVDVDNNALNNEG, from the exons ATGGATGGTAACATGTGCCAACTAGTGCAAGATGCTTTTGGGAACACAAACAATGACCCTCCAGTGAATGAATATGATGTACAAAATTCTTTAAACAGTGGGCCAGACCATGAAACAAAAGCATTCTATGACTTGCTCCGAGATGCTCATGACCCTTTGTGGGAAGGGTGTGAACTTACAAGGCTGTCATTTCTAGTTCTCTTGTTTCACATAAAATCAGTTAACAAGTGGAGTAATAAATCATTAAATGATTTGCTAGCAATCTTGCAACAAGCAATTCCAAATGGTAAGAATTTACCTGGAACATTTGCTGAAGCTAAGAAGATAATAGGAAAGCTTGGACTTAATTATGTCAAAATTCATGTTTGTCCAAATAACTGCCAGCTTTATGGGAAAGCTAAGGCAAACGATGACTTTTGTTCAAAATGTGGTACTTCAAGGTGGAAAAACAAAGAAGATAAAACTACTTTAACAAAGAAGGAAAGGAGAAGGGTAACCCCAAGGAAAGTGTTAAGGTACTTCCCAATTAAGCCAAGGCTTAAGAGGTTATTTATGCACAAGGAAACAGCTATAGCATTAAGATGGCATGATGAGGGTCGTACAAAGGATGGTGTGTTGCGTCATCCAGCTGACTCAGAGGCTTGGAAGTCCATTGACTCTAGGAATCCCCAGTTTGCATCGGATTCTCGAAACATCAGGTTTGCAATGGCTAGTGATGGATTTAATCCTTTTGGGACATTGAGTTCAACTTATAGTTGTTGGCCAGTTGTCTTAATTCCATATAACCTTCCTCCATGGTTATGCATGAAAGCATCTTCTATTATGCTTGCACTAATAATTCCTGGTCCATCTTACCCTGGAAAggattttcatttatttatggAACCAGTTTATGAAGagttatttgatttatttgaggTTGGAACTCCTACATATGATGCATCTCAAAATGAGATGTTTCAGCTTCGTGCTATAGTACTGTTCACTATTAGTGACTATCCTGAGATTGGGATCTTTGCGGGATATAGTGTCAATGGTGTATTTGCTTGTATTACGTGTCGTGAAGAAACGTGCTCTAAACGTTTGAAACATGGACACAAGTATTGTTTCATGGGACATCGTCGATTTCTTCCTCTGGACCATGAATTACAATATAATGAAAATTCTTTTGATGGAACTGAAGAACATAGAGTAGAACCTCTTGCTTATTCTGAAACATCAGTTTTACAAAAGATAGAGAAAATTAATGATTTTGAGAAGTCAAAAACATGGAAATGCCGTAGTGGCTTATTTTCGTTGCCTTACTGGGACTTGAATGTACTCCATCATAATCTTGATGTAATGCATATTGAGAAGAATGTTTGTGATAACATATATGGGACATTGTTAGGACTGGAAGGCAAATCAAAGGATAATTTACAAGCACGCTTGGACCTACAAGAAATGAATATAAGGCCAGATTTGCATCCCataagaaaagctaataataaGTATTATTTGCCTCCTGCTTCCTATACAATGTCTAAACGGGAGAAACAACAATTTTGCAAAGTTCTCCATGATATTAAGGTTCCAGATGGATATGCAGGAAACATCTCAAAATGTATAAATGTTAGTCAAGGGAAAATTTCAGGTCTTAAAAGTCATGACTGTCATATTCTAATGCAAGAACTTCTCCCAGTTGCTTTGCGGGGTGTGCTTCCTGACAATGTCACTTCTGTCTTATTTGATCTATGTGGATATTTTAGAGAACAGAGTTCAAAAGTCCTGTACATTGATGTGCTTGACAA GTATTTGAGTGTATTAAAGTCATATGTGCGTAATAAGGCACATCCTGAAGGATGTATTGCAGAAGCATATTTGGCAGATGAGTGTATGGCATTTTGTTCAAGATATCTTGAAGGTTTTGAGACAAAGCATAACCAGCCTACACGaaatgatgataatgatgagtCAGTTGCATGTTCAGATGATGAATGCACACCATATCTTTTTCCTCATGTTGGAAAACCACTTGGCAAGCCGAGAAGTTATGTTATTAGGGGCTTGACTAAAATGCAAGCACATAGATATGTGCTCTTCAACTGTCCAGATGTCAACCCATACCTTCG AACTCATGCTGATGAGATTAGAAGAACATATCGGCAAGGCCGCATCATCCCAAAGATTATCGAGCGTATCCAAAATGAAAAATTCCATGAATGGTTCAGAGCTCAT ATAATGGATCTAGAGAGGGAAAATGGCATATGCAGTGTCAAGAATGATCATAGATGGCTGGCTCGTGGTCCGATTGGTCCAGCAAAAAGATATCGTGCTTTCAATACCCGTGGCTTCCGGTTTAGGCCTAAACATTTGGATGGAGTGACACAGAATAGCGGAGTTGTCCTAAGTGCAAAAACATCCAGTTATACTAAATCAAGTGACACAAATCCAATATTGGGTGATCTAACATACTATGGTAGAGTCATCGATATTATTGAGCTAAATTACTCTGGACAATTTTCAGTAGTACTGTTTAAATGTGAATGGGTTGATGTTGTTTCTGGAAAAGGAGTTAAAAAAGATAAGTATGGTTACACACTAGTTAACTTCTCACATCTCATACATACTGGAGAAAAAGTTGAGCATGAGCCTTTTATTTTCCCCAATCAAGCAGATCAAGTTTATTATGTTGATGATCCAATGAATCCTGGGTGGTCTGTGGTAAGGAAGAACAAACCTAGAGATATATATGACATTGGTGAGGATGAATGGGCAGGTGACATAGAAATTGAGCCATTCCATGTTTCACACCTTGGTGGAATGTCCAGTAATGCAAACAATTACAAGCAATGGGTTAGAACAGATGTTGAAGGAACAACAGTAGATGTTGATAATAATGCTTTGAATAATGAAGGATAA